Within bacterium, the genomic segment ACCGCCCCCCGTGTTGATGCCCGCGGTGACCGTCGCGCCGTCGAAACGGAGCCGGTCGACGAGGCCGTCGCCGTTGATGTCGACCAGCTCTTCCGCGACCTCCCCGTTCACCCAGCTCGAGGCGGCGCCTCCGGCGAACGAGAAGTCGCCCACGTTGAACCCCAGCCCCAGCCCGAGATTGTGCTCGTTGCTCGCACTCGCGTTGGGGGTGCCCGTGCCCCACGTCTCGAAAGCCCCGAAGCGGTAGCCGAGGTTCAGGGCGGCCTGGAGGATGCTGTCCGTGCGGCCGTCGCCGTCGTTGTCGACGGACAGGGGCACACGCCGCACGCGATCGGGCAGACCGTCGCCGTTCACGTCGACGAGGTCCTCCTCGAGGTCGAAGTCGCCCTCGCCGAACTCGGCGTCGAAGCTGAGTTCCATCCCCATCTCGACCTTCTGCGCGCCGTTGCCCTTGCCCTTGCCGGCGGGCGGCTTCGCGGCCGCCTTCCCGCCCCTGGCCTTCGCGGCGTGGCCCGCGGCGGCCCCGCCCTTGCCCTGCGCGTCGCCCGGCGTGAGGCTGAGGTCCGCGCCGAGGCCGACGTTCCAGCTGTCGATGCCGGTGCGCCGCACCTCGTCACCCGCAAAGCCGTCGACGGCCGTCTTCGCCGCTTCCAGGGCGCCGAGCGGCGAGGTGTACTGGACGTGCCCGCCGCTGACCACGTCGGGAAAGAGATCGCCGTTCATGTCGAGGTAGTCGACGTCGCCGGTGGTCCAGGCGTCGATCGTCTTCGAGAACCCCGCGATGAAGAAGCCGCCGCCGGCAACGGCCTGGAAGGACGTGCTGTGGCGCCGCACGGCCGGCCCGAGCGCCAGGCCGCCGGAGCCGGGCACGCGGACGTCGTCCGCGCCGAGCCGCGAGGGACTCACCAGGCCCGCCGCCGCCCACGTCCGGTCGTCCGGCCCGAGCCAGATCGACGTCGCAGGCCACGGCATGAAGGGCCAGGCCGGCGCCCGTCTCGGATCGTACGCGGAGCCGTTGCCGTAGCCCCCCGCGTCGTAGGCGCCGACGACCTGCTCGTCGATCGGCCGCGCCGCCCGCTCGCGGTTCCCGTTGTACCCGAAGACGCTCCAGCCGCGGTGCGGGAGCGCGTGGAGCAGTCCCGGATGCTCCGAGCCGCGCAGGATGCCGGGGAGCGTGAACGCTGTCGGGCCGTGGGCCGGCGGGTCGATGCTGGCGGGGTCGTAGGCAACGCTCACGGGGTAGGCCGCCTGCGGGAACAGCTCCGAGAGCTCCGGGCTGAACACCGAGTAGTCGAAGAAGAGCGAGTCGCCCTTCGTGACCGCGAAGCTCACGGAGGCGTCGGACGCCACGCACACCTGGCCCTGGAGCGCCACCTGGAGCACCGCCTTCGCCACCAACTCGCCGGGGCGCTTCACGGTGAAGACGACCTGCCCCTCCGGACACGTGAAGAGAAACGGCGGGACGGGCACGCCGACGCTCGCGGTCACCCGGCCGGTGTAGGGCGCGATCCACGGCTCCTGCGGAGCGCCCGGTCCGGGGCGGGTGTAGCCGTCGATGTCGTAGGGCGGGTTGAGCTGGAAGATCGGATTGCCGTTCCGGTCGACCAACGCGCCGGGCACGGACGCGGCCGTGTAGTAGAGCCGCGGAGCCCAGGAAATCCGCGTGAGGTCGATCGGCGAGTCGGTCTGCACCCGCAGCAGGACCCACCCGCGCGCCGTCACCGGGATGTCGAGGGTCGGCGCGATCTCGGCCGTCTCGTCCCAGGCCACGGGTTGCGAGAGCAGGAGGCTGCCGGGGTCGTTGGCATCCGCCCCGTAGTAGACCTGGATGGCGACGTCATCGCTCGTCGGGCCCGTCTTCCGGAAGGCGCCGTCGAGGCGCACCGTCCCGTCCACGGGGAGCCAGACCCTGGCGCCGCGCCGGCCGGCGAGGACGAAATCCCCCGACGCGCTGTAGTGGTAGGGGTCGAGGAGGTTCGCGTCGGCCGGGGCCTGCCCGGCGCGGTAGTCGATCGCCGGCTCCCAGCGCACTTCGTCGCAGGCGCCGTTCGCCACCGACTGGACGCGGAAGTAGATGCGGTCGCCGGCCCGGACCTGGACGTTGCCCACGTCGCGCGGCGACACGGGGCCGCCCGCCGGCGGGATGTCCGCCGCCCACAGCTCGTCGCCGTTGTGCTGGATCGCGACGCGGACCCCATCGGCGGCGGCGTATCGCTCGCAGCCGCCACCGCCGGCCAGCGCCGCGGCCCCGGTGATCGCAACCCTGCCGTCCCACGGCGCGACCCAGCGCCGGACCGTGTCGACGAGCGGGTAGTTGTCGACCAGGACGTCCGCGATCGGGACGCACACGTCGCCGGGGGTCGGGCAGTCGAAATCGACGACGCACGGCCCCAGACCGGTCCTGCAGGCGCGGCGATCGCCGAGGATGCCGGCGGTGTCGACGGCGCTGGCGGCGATGGGCACGGGCGTGTCGCTGCTGTCGGTGTCGAAGGACGGCGAGCCGCCCGCGCCCCGGTGGTTGAAGTGGACCTGGCCGGCACCGGCGTCCACGAGGTCGATGAGCCCGTCGCCGTTGGCATCGGCCAGATAGTTCGACTGGTCGGCCCAGGTCCAGGCATTGCTCTCCAGCCCCTGGAGACCCGCGTGCACCTCGGGACCGAAGAAGAAGCTGCTGGTGGACTCGGTGGCGATGGCCGGCAGGCCGGGGATCTCCGCCCGCTCGCCGAACGTGACGGCTGCGCCGGCCGCCGGCCCGGACGTGTTCGGCCGGTAGTAGAGCCTGCCGCCGTCCTCGAAGAGCTTGTCCGGGAGACTGTCGCCGTCGACGTCAACGAGCTCCAGCAGGCCCCGCGAGTCCGACCAGTGGCCGCCGACGCTGAACCCGGCCGAGCCGAACTTCTGCGGAATCCAGAGGTTGAAGCCGCCGTAGACGGAAAAGCCGCCCGCGTCGGACACCCCGCTGCTGATCGCCCCGGAGGAGACGGGCAGGGGCAGATACTCGCCGAGATTGTCGTACCCGGTGTTCCACGTCTGCTTCTCGCCGAAACCCGCGTAGCCGCCCGCCGGGGCGCTCACCTCGTCGTAGTACCCGAACGTGTGAGTGTGGAACGCCGCGCCGTCCTGGCCGCGCTGCGTGACCGAGCTCAGGAGGGTCTTCTCGAAGGCGCCGGTGACATAGGAGAAGTCGTAGCTCCGGACCACCGACGGCGCCCGCGAGACGGGGTCCTCGAACGTCACCTCGACGCGGCGCAGCAGCTCGCCGGTCACCCGCTTGAAGCCGCCGAGCGCGTCGATCACCGCATCGGGGCGAGGTGTGTCGCCGGCACGGTCGCGCACGAAACTCACGGCGTAGGGGCCCGGCTCGCCCTGGAAGCCGGTGTAGCGCACGGACTTCAGGTAGAGGTCGTGGCCGGGCTCGGTTCCTTGCGCCAGGCCGGTGCTCTCGACCCGCTCGTACTCGAAGAGGACCGTGTTGCCGTGGGTGTCCCTGATCTCGCGGAGAGCCCAGACGAAGACGTTGCCGCCGTTGAGGACCGGATCGTCGGTCAGGACGGCCCCGCTCTCGAAGCCGCCGGCGGCGCGGCGCCCGCCGTAGGAGTAGACCGTGCCGTCGGTGTCGGTGACCTCCCACCAGCAGGCCCCCGGCCCGGCGCCGTGCCGGACGATTCTGTCGAACGCCCCCTCCACCCTGGCGTGAAACACTCTGTCGCCCGCGGCCCGCGGCAGCGGGTCGGCCCGATGGGCCAGCGGCGTGAGCTGCCGCCCTTCGAGAAGGTAGGTCTCGGTCTCGTGCGTGGGGCTGTAGCGCGGCACCCCCCAGCGGGTGTCGACGGTGATCATCGGTGCGGAGAGGTTCCAGCCAAGGCCAAGCCAGCCGTTGCCCGCTCCGGAGGAATACGCCACCTCGAGGCGCGGCTGCATGCCGCGACGCCCGGGTGGGATCTCCAGGGGATAGGACAGGGCGGCCTCGCCGAGGCTGTTCGCCTCGGGCGCCGCGATCAGGTTGATGCCGGCGGTCGGGTCCGGCTCCGCCAGCGCCTCCAGGCGCGAGCCGTCGAGGAGCAGGGGCACGATGCCGGCGGGGTCCGGGCCCGCCATCCCCGGCGGCGCGGCCGCCTGCGCAGCGGGAGACCCGAGCGCCATGGCGAGCACGAGCAACGGCGCCGACAGCGCGAGCGAGCGAAAGGACTTCCTGCGACAAGAGCTCCGCGAATGCATGACCGCACCTCCACGGCGAGAAACCAACGGAAGCGGCGCCGCCGGCGTGCCGGTTCCGGGCTGATCGAGCGTCGGGCGGTACCTCGCGACCCGGGCGGGCGCGAATCTGTGCCACGACCGCATCCGGTCGCAAGAGAGGAATTAAGTATACGCTCTGGGATTTGGCAGCGTCAACGCTGTCGCGGCCCGAGCGAAGGGCCGTCACGGGATCTCGCCGGTCCGGCGCTCCCGGTCAGGGCCTGAAGGAAAGCCCCGCGAGCACCGCGAGCTGGCCCAGCGTCCGGCCCTCGCCCCCCGCCGTGCACCCACCGCTGGCGCCGGAGGAGACGCAGAAGATCCCTCCGCTGTCCGCGATGAACGTGAGGTAGCCCCTGCCCTCCAGCCGCAGCTCCACCCTGTCGGAGAGCGGGACCTTGACGCCGCCGCCGAGCGAGAGGGAAAAGTTGCTGCTCGAGCCGCGCCCGTCCGGCACGAGCGCCGTCAGTCCCAGGCCGCCGACGAGGAACGGCCGCACCGTCCCCTCGCCGAACTCGGTCAGGCCGCCGACGTGCACGTAGTGAATGTCCAGGCCGCGCCGCAGGTTCCTGCCCGATGCGTCGTCCCCGCTCAGCTCCGTCTTCTGGAATCCGTAGACGACCTCGTAGGAGGCGCCAGTCCACGCGGGAAGATCGAGGACGACGCCGAAGCCCGCCGCGGAGCCGATGCGCAGGACGTCGCCCGTCGCGCGCTCCAGCAGGCTGCCGCCCGAGACGTAGCCGGCCCAGGGCGTCACCTGGCGCCCCGTCGCCGCCGCCGCTGGTCCTGCCAGCAGCGGGAGCAGCAGCCCGAGCGTCAAATACGGCGCCACTCGGCCGAGCCGTCCGCCAGGCCGGGAGTTCTCCGCCCCGCCGCACATGCCTTGATTGTTCGAGCCGCGGCGAGCGAAGTCAAGGACGGCCTCTGGTAGCATGGGCGCCATGGCCGTCATGACGCCGCCGTCGCCGCCGCTGTGGCGGCCGGGCTGGTTCGCGGAGAAGCACCTCTTCGAGGCGCTGCAATCGGGCCTCGGCGAGGAGTGGCACGTGTTCCACGACTACGCGTACCTCGGCGCGGAGCACCCGGCCGAGGGGGCGATCGACTTTCTCGTCGTCCACCGCGAGCACGGGCTGCTGGCGATCGAGTGCAAGGGCGAGGGCGTGCACCTGCGGGGCGACGGCACCTGGATGCGCCTGCTCGCCGGCGGCCGCGAGGAACCGCTCGGCGAGAGCCCCTTCCGGCAGGCGCAGCGCCACATCAAGGAGCTGGTCGGCGAGCTGCGCCCGAAGGTCGCCGCCCTCTTCCCGGGGCTCGGGGGCGCCTTCCCGTTCGTGCACGGGCACGCGGTGGCGCTCCCCGCGACCTCGGCGGCCGACGTCGGGCCGCTGCCCGCCGAGGTCTCCCCGAAGATCCTGCTCGACGCCGCGGACCTCGGGCGCCTGGACCGGCGGATCCCCGAGATCCTCGCCTGGTGGGGCTCCGGCCGCGGGCCGGTGCGCCCCCTCGACGAACGCGAGTTCCGCCAGTTCCGCAAGCACGTGCTGCTGCCGCGCTGGAAGCTCGCCCCCAGCTTCGGCGCCCGGCTCGAGCTGGAGGACCAGGCGCTCGTGCGCCTCAGCGGCGAACAGGCCGAGGTGCTGCGCAGCCTCGTGTCCGCCCCGCGCCTGTGCGTGCGCGGCGGCGCCGGCACCGGCAAGACGCTGCTGGCGCTGGAGGTCGCACGCGCCGCGGCGCTCGCGGGGCGACGCGTCCTGCTCACCTGCTTCAACATCGCGCTGGCGCGCTGGCTGGCCGGGACCGTCGCGGACTGGGGGCCGCTGGCCGGGCGAGTGCGCGCGGCCAACTTCCACGACCTGTGCCGCGAGGCCGCCGAGGCGGTCGGGGACGTGCCCCCGGCGCCCGCGCCAGGCGACAAGCGCGCCGCGGACGAGTACTGGAACGTGCAGCTGCCCGCGCGGTTGCGCGCCGCGCTGGCCGCCGGGAAGCTGCCGCGCTACGACGCGGTGGTCGTCGACGAAGGGCAGGACTTCCTGCGCGACTGGTTCGACCTGCTCGAGGGGTGCCTGCGCGACCCGCGGGCGGGGGAGTTCGTCATCTTCCACGACCCCGCGCAGGACATCTTCGGCACCGGCTGCCTCATGCCCCCCTTCCCCACGGTCGCGCTCGGCGTCAACTTCCGCAACACGCGCCGCATCGCCGAGTACCTGGGCACCCTCGCCGAGCGCGCGGCCCCGGCGTTCTCGCGCAGCCCCGAGGGCGAGCCGCCGGTGCTCCACCGCCAGCCGCGCGGCGGGGCGGCCGCGGCCGAGGCGGTCGACCGGCTGGTGGCGGAGCTCGTCGACGAGAAGCGGATCGCCCCCGGGCGGATCACGATCATCGCGCCGCACACGAAGGAGAACACCTGCCTGCGCGGGCTGGACCGCATCGGCGGCCAGAGCATCTCCACCGACCCCATGGACCGCGCCGGGGCGGTGCTCTGCACCACGATCGGCAAGTTCAAGGGGCTGGAGTCCGACGTCGCGGTCCTCGTCGACGCGCGCGAGGACGACCTCTTCGAGGGCCGCGCGTTCCTCTACGCCGCAGCCTCGCGCGCGCGGCTGGCGCTGCACGTCTTCCGGGCGGAGTGACCGCGAGGCCCTGCGCCCGGAGGCAGCCATTGCCGCCTGCGGTCCCGAGGCCTATAATTTCTCCATTGAGCGCGGGACGTTCCGGTGCCGGGGACCCGGGACGGTCGGATCGCGTCCCGTCGAAGCGCCGCGGCCGCGGCGCCCAAGGGGAGGGTCGGATGATGGCCGGAACAGGACCGCGTTGCGCCCGTTCGCTCCGCTTCTGGTTACTCGCGCTGCTGCTCGCCGGCGGGATCGCTCACGCCGGCGCCGCACGCGCCGGGGAGCAGGCCTTCATCCGCACCGGCACGAGCGCGCTGACCGCGTTCGACGCCGCGGACTTCGTCCCGCTCGGCAGCGTCCCGCTCACGGGGACCTCGCTCTGGGGGTTGGCAACGTCGCCGGCCACGCAGCGGCTGTACGCCTTCGACATCAACACCCAGACCGTCCTGGCGGTCGACGTCGTCCGCCGCGCCGTGGTCGAGACGATCCCCCTGACGGAGCTGCGCTTCACCCCCTACGGGATGGCCGTGAGCGCCGACGGCAAGCGGCTCTACTTCGCCGCGCAGAACAGGGCGCTGGGGCTGATCGCAATCGACCTGGAGCGCCGGCTGCTCATGGCTGAGGTCGCCGTGCCGTACGCGCAGCGTGTCGTGCCGCACCCGACGCTGGACAAGCTCTGGGTGACCACGAAGACCGGGGAGCTCTTCACGCTCAGGGCCTCGGACCTGAGCATCCTCGCGCACCAGCAGCTCCAGGGGGCGGAGATCGCCCTGAGCGACGACGGCGCCAGGCTCTACCTCACCGGCGACCGCAGCAGCCTCCTGGTGATGGACGCGGCGACGGACGCCGTCCTCGGACAGATCCCGACCGGATTCCACGCGACGGCCTTCCGCATCGCCGGCCGGTGGGCGTATCTCGGCCACAAGGAGCTGGGCGTCCTCCGGGTGATCGACCTTGTCGACGGCCACCTCGAGACGGACATCACCCTGGACACGGGCCAGTACGTGAGGGTCGGCGGCATCGACGCGACCGCGGACGGCTCCCGCGTCGTGGTGCTCCTCGACAACAACCTGCGCTACAAGTTCGCCGTGGTGGACGGGGCGGCACACACGCTCCTCGGCCTCCACGAGGGGGTCAGCGGGTCCGTCTACTGCTCGTCGAGGTTCGTCATGCCGGTGACTGTCCCGCAGAGCGTCTTCACCGTGAACAGCACGGCCGACGTTCCGGACGCGGCCCGCGGCGACGGCGTCTGCGAGACGGCCGCGGGCAACGGGGTGTGCACCCTGCGCGCCGCCGTCCAGGAGGGGAATGCCGCCGCCGGCACGGCCCTGATCGAGGTGCCGGCGGGCGAGTACGCGCTGTCCATCCCCGGGGCCGACGAGGACGGGGGCGCCACCGGCGATCTCGACGTCAGCGGCCGACTGACCATCCACGGCGCCGGCAGCGAGACCACGGTCGTCGACGGCGGCGCGCTCGACCGCGTGCTCGATGTGGCCGCCGGCGGCTCACTGGGGCTCGCGGGCGTCACCGTGCGCAACGGGCGGCTGCCGTTCCGGGGCCAGGCGTCCCTCGAGAACGGAGGGGGCGCGGGACTGCGCAACCAGGGCGTGCTCACGCTGTCGGGGGTCGCCGTCGCGGACAACCGCACCGAGGGCTTCGGCGGCGCCGGTGTGCACAGCACGGGCGTGCTGCGCGCGGAGGACTGCACGTTCAGCGGGAACTCATCCGTCGGTTCAATCTGCTGGCTCGACATCCTCGGCAACCAGGTCTGCGGCGAGTCGGGCGGCGTCGCCGCCGTCTACGCCAGGCAGGCGGAGATCAGGGACAGCCGGTTCACGGCGAACGCGAGCGCTGTCGCGGTCCGCATCGATGGGTCGCTCGAGCGCTGCGTGGTCAGCGACAACGAGGCACGAGGCGTCGTGGCGACCTCGGTCAGCCGCAGCACGATCAGCGGCAATCGGGGGCCGGGCTGCAGCGCCGGCCTCGTCACGGACTCGACGGTGAGCGGCAATGTCAACACCGACCCTGACGGGTGCGGGGGCGGGATCGCGTGGCTGGAGCCCTACCACAAGCTCGTGGTGGCGCGCTCCACGATCAGCGGCAACGCGGCGTCCCGCGGCGGCGGAGTGTGCGCCCAGTTCTTCGAGATGGAGAACGCCACGGTGAGCGGCAACGCGGCGACCGGAGACGGCGGCGGCATCTTCGTCAGGGAATACGACGAGTGGAACCACGTCCGCAACTGTACGATCACCGGCAACACCGCGGACAGCGACGGCGACGGCTCCGGGGACGGCGGCGGCATCTTCAACCAGCACCCGGACACCTACTACGACACGCACCTGACCAACACGATCCTTGCCGGCAACGTGGATCGAGGCGGGCAGGCGCCCGACTGCGCGGGGTATCTCGGCAGCAGTCAGTTCAACCTCGTCGGCGACGCGGCGGGCTGCGGCTTCGACGCGCTCGAGTGGGACGTCGTGGGGAGCCCGGAGTCCCCGATCGATCCGGGGCTCGCCCCGCTGGCCGACAACGGAGGCCCCACGGCGACGCACGCGCTGCTGGCGGGCAGCCCGGCGGTCGACGGCGGCCACCCCTACATCTTCCCGGCCACCGACCAGCGTGGCGTGGCCCGCCCGCAGGACGGCGATCTTGACGGCACGGCACACAGCGACATCGGGGCGTTCGAGCTTGCGCCGCTGTCCTGGAAGATCACCGCCGCGGCCGGCCCCAACGGCAGCATCACGCCGGTCGGGGAGGTGGTCGTCGCCGACGGCGGGAGCAGTATCTTCGCCATCGCCCCCGACGCCCGTTACCGCGTGGCGGACGTGCTTGTCGACGGCGCCTCCGTCGGGCCGGTGAACACCTGGTCGTTCGACGAGGTTTCCGCCGACCACACGATCACGGCGACCTTCGAGGCCGAGCCCGTGCTCTGGACGATCGCGGCCTCGGCGGGGCCCAACGGCAGCATCACGCCGGCGGGCGCCGTGGTCGTGCCCGACGGCGGGAGCAGGAGCTTCGCCATCGCCCCCGACACCCACTACCACGTGGCGGACGTCCAGGTGGACGGCGCCTCGGTGGGCCCGGTGAACGCCTTGTACTTCGACGGCGTCACCGCGGACCACATCGTCGCGGCCACCTTCGCGATCGACACCTACACGGTAACCGCCAACGCGTGGGTCAACGGGAGCATCTGGCCGAAGGGGAGGATCACGGTCCCCCACGGCGGCTCGGTGACTTTCCGGGTAGTGCCGAGGGCGGGGTATCGGGTCGCACGACTCGTCGTCGACGGCAGGAACGTGGGCCCGCGGACGTGGTTCAGGATCAGCGGCTGCTCGGGCAACCACTCGATCCAGGCGAGGTTCAGCAGGATCTACTAGCCGCGGTCTGGCCTGCCCCGGCGGGACCCCTCACATCTCGCGCGCCGCGAAGGTGTCGCAGCGGCCGAGGTCGCCGCTCTCGAACCCGCGGCGGAACCAGCGCACCCGCTGCTCCGAGCTGCCGTGGGTGAAGCTGTCCGGCACCACGCGCCCGCCCCCCTGGCGCTGGAGCCGGTCGTCGCCGATCGCGGCGGCCGCGCGCAGCGCCTCCTCGAGGTCGCCGGGCTCCAGCAGCCGGGCGGACTGGTTCGCGCGGTTGCCCCAGACGCCGGCCAGGCAGTCGGACTGCAGCTCGAGCAGGACGGAGAGGCGGTTGGCCTCGCGCTTGCCGGCGCGGGCACGGGCATCGCGCACCTTGCCCTCGATGCCGAGCAGGTTCTGGACGTGGTGGCCGACCTCGTGCGCGACGACGTAGGCCTGCGCGAAGTCCCCCGGGGCCCCGAAGCGCCGCCGGAGGTCGTCGAAGAAGGAGAGGTCCAGGTAGACCTTCCGGTCGGGCGGGCAGTAGAACGGGCCGGTCGCCGAGCCGGCCATGCCGCAGGCCGAGTCCACCGCCTCGGTGAAGAGCACCAGCTTCGGCGGCGCGTACGAGCGGCCGCCCTCGCGGAAGACCGCCCCCCAGGTGTCCTCGGTGGAGGCGAGCACCACCGAGACGAACTCGGCGAGCGCGTTCTCGGCCGCCGGGCGCGGCTCGGCGCGCTGCTCGACCGCGGTGCCGCCGCCGGTGGGGACCATGTTCACGATGGTGGAAGGGTCGACGCCCAGGTAGAGCGCGACGAGCACGATCACGATCGTCCCGAGCCCGCCCCCGGCGATGCCCCGACCGATGCGCAGGCCGCGCCGGTCCTCGACGTTGTCGCTTCGTCGCCCGCTCTCCCAGCGCACGGCCGCTACAGCCCCTTGGCCCGCAGCACGTCCGCCACCGGCCGGCGCGGGCTGCGGATCCTGTTCAGCGGGTCCTCGCGGTCGGCGTGGCCGAGGGCGATGCCGATCGCGACCGCGAGCGTCTCCGGGACGCCGAGTTCCGCGCGGACGATGTCGGGCCAGGCCGCAAGCATGACCGCGGGGATGGAGTCGAGGCCGGCCTCGGCCGCCGCGAGCATCAGGCTCTGGGCAAACGCGCCGAGGTCGTAGAGCGACCAGGGCGAGAGCGACTTGTCCAGGCACAGCCAGGCCACGGCCGGCGCGTCGAACAGGCGGTGGTTGCGCCGGGTCAGCCCGCGGCGGGCCTCGGCGTCCTCGCGCGCCACGCCGAGGATGCCGAAGCGCTGGCGCATCAGCTCCGCGGTGCGCTCGCGGTGCGCCTCGGGCCACGACGTCGGCGCCTCCGTCTCCAGCGCCAGCGCGGCTCCCTGCTCCGCGCGCTGCAGGTACCCCTGCCGGATGCGCTCGAGCGCCTCGCCGGCGGCGACAAAGACCTCCCACGGCTGGGTGTTGGCCCACGAGGGCGCGCGGCACGCCGCCGCGACGACGGCCTCGACCTGCGCGCGGGCCACCGGCTCCCTCGTGAAGGCCCGACAGGAAAAGCGTGCGTCCAATGCCTCCCGAACGTTCATGGCTGGAACCTCCCCGGACATCCGTGTCGGAGGCAATCTCGCCCTGTCGTCCGCGGCTGTCAAGCGCACCGCCGGGAACAATCCGTGAGAGAATGATGTCTCCCCGGACGGGACAACACCCCGGGGGGAAGGACGACCATGGCCAGGACCAATCTCTTTTTCGCAACCACGTTCGCCGCCGCCGTCGCGCTTGCGGGCGTTGCCGCGCCTGCCGGGGCGGCCAGCGTGGGCTTCTACGGCACGTTCGGCGGCGGCGCCGCGGGAGGGAACGACGAGGGCGGGACGAGCGGCAGCTGGGACTGGGACCGCGACACCACGCACGCGGGCGGGGGGCTCACGATCGACACCTCCGGCGGCTACTCCCCGATCAACTACCGGCTCGGCCTCGGCTGGGAGCACATCGAGGCGCAAGGCGAGCGCGGCGAGGCCGACCGCGCGCTGCAGGGTCTCGTGATCGACAACGACCTGACCTTCGATGTGCTCCGGGGCCCGGCATCCAGGTTCTGGGTCGGCCCCGAGTTGCGGCTCGGCTTCCTCCACGGCTCGCTCGACGATTCGACGCCGGGAGACCGGAACTTCTACGCGGCCGGCGTAGGGCCGGTGCTCGGTTTCGACCTCGGGCTCGGCCCCGGCGCGGCCCTCTCGTGGAAGTTCGGCTACCTGTACACCTGGTATTACACCGACGACGACTCCTGGGACAGCGGCGACCACAATGACCACGCCGAGATGGACGAGGGCCACGCCTTCGTGACCATGGCGCTGCTCTTCCGGCTCTGGGAAGGGCCCCATGCCGGCCAGCAGGGCGCGCCGCCTC encodes:
- a CDS encoding SpvB/TcaC N-terminal domain-containing protein, encoding MHSRSSCRRKSFRSLALSAPLLVLAMALGSPAAQAAAPPGMAGPDPAGIVPLLLDGSRLEALAEPDPTAGINLIAAPEANSLGEAALSYPLEIPPGRRGMQPRLEVAYSSGAGNGWLGLGWNLSAPMITVDTRWGVPRYSPTHETETYLLEGRQLTPLAHRADPLPRAAGDRVFHARVEGAFDRIVRHGAGPGACWWEVTDTDGTVYSYGGRRAAGGFESGAVLTDDPVLNGGNVFVWALREIRDTHGNTVLFEYERVESTGLAQGTEPGHDLYLKSVRYTGFQGEPGPYAVSFVRDRAGDTPRPDAVIDALGGFKRVTGELLRRVEVTFEDPVSRAPSVVRSYDFSYVTGAFEKTLLSSVTQRGQDGAAFHTHTFGYYDEVSAPAGGYAGFGEKQTWNTGYDNLGEYLPLPVSSGAISSGVSDAGGFSVYGGFNLWIPQKFGSAGFSVGGHWSDSRGLLELVDVDGDSLPDKLFEDGGRLYYRPNTSGPAAGAAVTFGERAEIPGLPAIATESTSSFFFGPEVHAGLQGLESNAWTWADQSNYLADANGDGLIDLVDAGAGQVHFNHRGAGGSPSFDTDSSDTPVPIAASAVDTAGILGDRRACRTGLGPCVVDFDCPTPGDVCVPIADVLVDNYPLVDTVRRWVAPWDGRVAITGAAALAGGGGCERYAAADGVRVAIQHNGDELWAADIPPAGGPVSPRDVGNVQVRAGDRIYFRVQSVANGACDEVRWEPAIDYRAGQAPADANLLDPYHYSASGDFVLAGRRGARVWLPVDGTVRLDGAFRKTGPTSDDVAIQVYYGADANDPGSLLLSQPVAWDETAEIAPTLDIPVTARGWVLLRVQTDSPIDLTRISWAPRLYYTAASVPGALVDRNGNPIFQLNPPYDIDGYTRPGPGAPQEPWIAPYTGRVTASVGVPVPPFLFTCPEGQVVFTVKRPGELVAKAVLQVALQGQVCVASDASVSFAVTKGDSLFFDYSVFSPELSELFPQAAYPVSVAYDPASIDPPAHGPTAFTLPGILRGSEHPGLLHALPHRGWSVFGYNGNRERAARPIDEQVVGAYDAGGYGNGSAYDPRRAPAWPFMPWPATSIWLGPDDRTWAAAGLVSPSRLGADDVRVPGSGGLALGPAVRRHSTSFQAVAGGGFFIAGFSKTIDAWTTGDVDYLDMNGDLFPDVVSGGHVQYTSPLGALEAAKTAVDGFAGDEVRRTGIDSWNVGLGADLSLTPGDAQGKGGAAAGHAAKARGGKAAAKPPAGKGKGNGAQKVEMGMELSFDAEFGEGDFDLEEDLVDVNGDGLPDRVRRVPLSVDNDGDGRTDSILQAALNLGYRFGAFETWGTGTPNASASNEHNLGLGLGFNVGDFSFAGGAASSWVNGEVAEELVDINGDGLVDRLRFDGATVTAGINTGGGFAPPVPWSPGTGVTSTAVSLGGGVYFTVPIGPLCLVGCYIIVNPGGDYERSITRQKSDLRDVDGDGCADLVETDRDDQLTVSPNRTGRTNLLASVARPLGGTIALEYRRDGNTYEMPESRWVLAKTTVGDGWPGDGVDEQRTVFQYAGGRSDRWEREFYGYGTVVATLLDAGGQPYRSVTRTYANTGFYSRGLLLDEAVADGEGRKYVETRHTWLLRDVETGQPLAATDDDVATVFPELRRTDRLFSEGADAPGTATAILYEHALKEGAPGVKWSNLVQVVDLGDEGPEDDVRLDVGYFADTAAHIVGKPDALRYSAQGRELQRSGMTIEAGTGDVTQVREYLADGAAATTDYAYDPYGNTLSATFPPNLRGQRYAVAYGYDDRVFTHLARISDSHGDVSTARHDLAHGKPLLETDINGNTLERGYDGFGRLLFAIGPYEAGAGLDSVRHVYHHGEATPWAMTRRVDRFDPAGDTIDRVVFVDGLGRVTQTKRDASVHQGAGVAAARVMAVSGDSKFDFAGRTVAQRHPVTEAVGTPGVPNTRVDGVEPSRTTWDVLDRTTSLALPDGSVTRYEFGFGRDRRGAQRLLARAIDARGAPREIYRDARGLVVGVKESAGGGSPDIWTSYEYDPLRRLVAVTDDRGNAVAAEYDNLGRRTALESPDGGRTEARYDLAANVVERVTANLRLSGRSILHDYDFNRLTAIAYPAFPENNVTIAWGRPGAGGNGAGRIVRVGDESGVEEFRYGPLGEVAVRTRTVASDTQGRSAGSPEVYVTRQRHDTWGRLGLLTYPDGEELTHRYDSGGLLRELTGAKGGNRYVYVRRLEYDKFLDRAFVLYGNGVATSYGRNPRNRCLEVVQSGAGPGRGGFFQDLRLSCDRVGNVTRARNLAATDSPRWLGGATDYSFVYDDLNRLTGASGLFERPREKAERFTLQVDYDGIHNITAMTRVHQVVNPSGKPVARRKTSLDARYLYGGRGAHAPDRIGAARLEWDANGNQIVVRAPGQDGRRTLVWDEENRLQAVSLNGHTIRYKYDAAGVPVVTRGPQGETVLVNRYLSMRNREVGLKHFFAGDERVATKLMKQDRPGANPAGRPPVEKDVYFYHGDQIGSTTFVTDAQGELYEHREYFPFGGVFVDESANTRRAPYQFAARELDDTTGYYSFDGRPYDPETALWLSAEPTLRAAFPGAGAHGDAAESVGVYETRNLNPYGYAGQNPVTNVGSEMPPFSRPALTGATLLRSPGMGRMPAPAGLPPIPYPHLELPWWMATGGGAPVSGWWASAPSRWGVGQLTQDQAQSAEEAPATGALHFEFGFAKEEMKKLGTAMKDRPKALAAAKEAAKAAAAAKKAVAPPAADLDAAGGPDVGGGAPQPQPQSRRRAVSAP
- a CDS encoding NERD domain-containing protein; this encodes MAVMTPPSPPLWRPGWFAEKHLFEALQSGLGEEWHVFHDYAYLGAEHPAEGAIDFLVVHREHGLLAIECKGEGVHLRGDGTWMRLLAGGREEPLGESPFRQAQRHIKELVGELRPKVAALFPGLGGAFPFVHGHAVALPATSAADVGPLPAEVSPKILLDAADLGRLDRRIPEILAWWGSGRGPVRPLDEREFRQFRKHVLLPRWKLAPSFGARLELEDQALVRLSGEQAEVLRSLVSAPRLCVRGGAGTGKTLLALEVARAAALAGRRVLLTCFNIALARWLAGTVADWGPLAGRVRAANFHDLCREAAEAVGDVPPAPAPGDKRAADEYWNVQLPARLRAALAAGKLPRYDAVVVDEGQDFLRDWFDLLEGCLRDPRAGEFVIFHDPAQDIFGTGCLMPPFPTVALGVNFRNTRRIAEYLGTLAERAAPAFSRSPEGEPPVLHRQPRGGAAAAEAVDRLVAELVDEKRIAPGRITIIAPHTKENTCLRGLDRIGGQSISTDPMDRAGAVLCTTIGKFKGLESDVAVLVDAREDDLFEGRAFLYAAASRARLALHVFRAE